CCACGCACACGTAATCCATGATGCCAAGACGTCGAGCCGTGCAGCCCTGCAATGGCGCTTCGGCACTGGTAACCACACCGCTGACCGTGCCGTCGGCAAGCAATCGGGCCGTGTGCTCCTGATCCTCCACCAGAACCTGCAGAAGAATGCCGCATTCGCGCGCGATTCGCTCCCATGCGTCGGTAAACCACGTGGCAAGGCTGTCGGAGTTGACCGCGATCGAACATACCGCGCGGCCGGCGCTTCCCGAGGTCAGCGCTGCGTCAAGCCCCTGATCCAGCAACTCAAGCTGACGCGCATAGCGTAGCAATGCCGCACCGGCGCGAGTCGGTCGCGCGGGACGCTGCCGCAGAAGGAGCATTTGGCCCGTCTCTTCTTCCAGCGCTTTGACGCGCTGCGTGATAGCGGACTGCGTAATCGACAGGACCTGTGCCGCTGTGGCGAAGCCACCCGTTTCAAGCACGGCAACGAAGGCTGCCAACTGGGCGCGGTCGAACATGAGCGATCCGGGGAGTGAGCGTGGCGAACGGCGCGGCGTGGTCGCGTCGCGCGAGAGTGCACAGTGTATAAGTAAATTTAATCCGTTTGCACTTTCTCTAATAGTCGTTAACGGCTCGACGCATGAACGGCAAACTTGCGATTCGTTATCACGACTGCTGCCATGAGAGCTCAATCCACCACCAAACCGCTGCCGGGCTCACGAGACCTGCAACATCTGCTCGGTAGCATCACGCCGGTACTCAGTCCGACGCGGTACACATACTGCACCGTCCCGCTTGATGAGGGCGATCCCGTCATAGAATCACAAGCTGTGGCGACTTTTCTCGAGGTAGAGGGCAAGACGCTGGTTGTCGAATTCGAAGCAGCCGTCACTGCCGGGCTCGAAGCAGTCGGGGAATGGGCCATGCTGACCATGAAGGTCCATTCTTCGTTAGATGCAGTTGGTTTTATCGCGGCGATCGCATCGGCCTTGGCGGAGCAGCGCATAAGCGCCAACGTGATGTCCGGCTTTTTTCACGACCACGTGTTTGTGCAATGGTCGAGGCGACATGACGCAATCGCGGTGCTCGAGGCGCTCATTGCCAGATATCGGTCAGTCCCAGGTCGATAGGACGTGTCGTTGACCGGACAGTTTGAAAATCGAAGGCCACATGAAGAACATTGACTATCAACTCCGCCAGTTCGTTGTATTCGCCGCGCGCTGAATCCGCACTCCAAACACCTCGCGGAAACGACGGCGCTGATAGTACATCGACATAAAAAAAACCCGGCGGATATAGCCGGGTAAACAAGGGTAATAGATGTCGCAACGGGACCATTGCGGCACCGGCTAGGATGATAACGGTTTTGCGATAAACGTGTTTTTTCGATTGCACGTATGTAACCGTTAAAATTTAAAAAAAAGAATAATCTGTCGTGACCGGGTCGACGAGAGGACTCCCGGCATCCATGAGCCGCTTGTCCATTTGCTGCGAGACCGCTTTGGAACAATCCTGTGAATTGCCCAGGATTCCTGCCGCGATGCGGCCAGGAACATGAGGGCAGGCGGATGTATCGTCTTCCGGAAACGAGCCACCCGCGATCGATCACTGCCGCTTACCTGGCCTGCTTGCCCCGCCCGCTTACCCGGCCGCTTACCCGCCCGCTTACCCGCCCGCGTTCACCGCCTTAAGGATCGTATCAACAACAACCTTTGGCGCCGTCAAGGTCGGCAGATGGTCAACTGCAGCCGATACAACCGTTGCGTTCATGCGCGCGGACATAAACGCCTGGGTTTCCTTGACGATCATCCGGTCCTGCTCCGCCAGCAAGTACCACGTTGGGACATCTTTCCAGTTCGGGCGGCCGACCGGCGTCGTGATACATGGGATCGCGATCGGACGCTGGGCCGCGGCTACCAGTTCGCGCGTTTCCGGCGTTGCGTTTTGAGCGAACGCGTTCTCGAACGCCTCGTGGGGCAGCCACATCAGTCCGTTGGCATCCGGGGCGAGTTGGGGCGCCTGAGGATGCGGCGTCCCGCGACCGAAAACATCGGCGACGGTTTCACCCTCGTCCGGTGCGAGAGCGGCAACGTAGACCAGCGCCTTCACCTTTTTGCTCTTCGCCTCGCCAATGACCGCGCCTGCGTAAGCGTGGCCGACCAGAACCGTAGGACCGTCTACACGTGCCAGCACGCGTTCGACCGCAGCGACGTCGTCGGCGAACGTGGTGAGCGGAAGCGGTGCGGCGACGACGTTAAGCCCGGTCGACTTCAACGACCAGACGACACTGCCCCAACTCGAGCCATCGGCCCATGCTCCGTGAACCAGAATGACGTTTGAAACTTTGTCAGACATGACTGCTCCATTTGTTACGAGTGAGTCTTTTAAAGCGGTCAGGTTACAACCCGTTCAACGGGTTTCACGTTCCCCGGTTCCACCGGTTCACGTGCCTGGCGCTCATTGCAGGAGGATACGTCGAGAAGGGCGACTAAGTCATCGACTGGATCCACTCTGCGATGGCGCGGCTACCCAATGTCAAACGTATAAATACCGGTTACGTATTTAATAGAGAATCGTTTTTCTTTTGCCATTACATGTAACTAATATAAATAGAAGTAACCGGTTATATGAATTTAACAGGAAAAAATACAGTACAAAAATATAAGTAGAGCGGTTTTTGGTTTCTTTTCCTGGATTTGACTCGGACAACGAATGACTACGATAAGCGTCACTTGAGCGCTCTACGGCAAGGGTAAATCTATCGGTGTTAACCGTATTGAAAGTAACCGTTAAAAGCTAAATGGCTTTGCGGTCGAGCATGTCTTGACATGATGAATTGACCGCTTCGTAAGCCGGGACGATTTCTGGTTTTCTCCCGTTGCGGGCAGGGCGGGCATAGATGTCGCCGCATAGATGGTCACGTCATCGTTTGCGAGAGAAGCAGCCGCAATGTATTCGAGGTGCCTATGTCGGCTATCTCGACGAGTCACAAGAAATGTGGAATTCGTAGATTGTCGACGAGCCGTGAGCATGTATCGCTTGTCCACGCAACGGACGGTCGTCACCCCCGCCTTTTTCCGGAGCACGCATGTCATCGAATCTTTTCGGCATTGGCCTGAGCGGACTGAATGCAGCCCAGCTCAGCATGTCAACGATAAGCAATAACATCAGTAACGCATCTACGCCTGGTTATGATCGCGAGCTTGCGCTGCTTGCCGAGTCCCATGGCATGGCGACGAGTTCCGGTTTTATGGGCAGCGGCGTCACCATGGTGACGATTCAGCGTCAGTTCAACCAGACGCTGCAGACCGAGCTGAACAATGCGCAATCGCAAAGCTCATCGTTAAGCTCGTATTCGCAGCTAATCTCGAGTCTCAGCAATCAGATCGGTGACCCGACGAGCGGAATTGGCGCGGATATCACCGCGTTTTTCAATAGCATGCAGCAGCTTTCGGGTTCTCCCGACGATGGGCCGACCCGGCAATCGGCCATCAATAGCGCGCAGGTTCTGGCGGATGCGATTCGCTCGATGGGACAGCAGATTGACCAGATGCGTCAGGGCGTCAATACGACGCTGTCGAGCACGGTGACGCAGGTCAACAACCTGACGAAGCAGATCGCGCAGCTCAATGCGCAGATTGCCGCAGCCGGCTCAAGCGGACAGCCCCCGAACCAGTTGCTCGACGCGCGCGACCAGGCCGTTTCGCAGTTGTCGCAACTGGTGGGCGTGAATGTTCAGCAGGCCAGCGACGGCACCGATTCGATTACGCTGGCGAACGGAATGTCGCTGGTACAAGGCAACCAGAGCTATCAGCTCGGGACGACGCCGTCGCCGAATGATCCATCCGAACTTGCGATTACCTATCAGCAGCCGGATTCGACAAAGCCCGGTTCGTTCGTTACGACCGTGCTGCCCGATTCGGCCATTTCCGGCGGATCGCTCGGTGGCACGCTCCAGTTTCGAAGCCAGACGCTCGATCCGGCCGCACGGCAACTCGGTGCGCTCGCAACCAGTTTCGCAGCGCAGGTCAACGCGCAAAACGAACTCGGTGTCGATCAGAATGGTAAAGCGGGCGGGCCGCTATTCAAGGTCGGTGACCCGAACGTCATCGCAAACGCAAAGAATACCGGCAATGCGACCGTGTCCGCGACGCTCACTGACCCGTCCTC
The genomic region above belongs to Paraburkholderia edwinii and contains:
- a CDS encoding LysR family transcriptional regulator ArgP; this translates as MFDRAQLAAFVAVLETGGFATAAQVLSITQSAITQRVKALEEETGQMLLLRQRPARPTRAGAALLRYARQLELLDQGLDAALTSGSAGRAVCSIAVNSDSLATWFTDAWERIARECGILLQVLVEDQEHTARLLADGTVSGVVTSAEAPLQGCTARRLGIMDYVCVAGNDFYARHFADKPIKLALREAPAIRFNAKDFIHSGFVWKHFRIGADEMPMHDIPSPVTLLDGVRRDLAYAFVPELQARPLLDSGTLVEIFPGKKASVPLFWHEWTMDHTVLQQVGKRVLAAAKASLRQ
- a CDS encoding ACT domain-containing protein; this translates as MRAQSTTKPLPGSRDLQHLLGSITPVLSPTRYTYCTVPLDEGDPVIESQAVATFLEVEGKTLVVEFEAAVTAGLEAVGEWAMLTMKVHSSLDAVGFIAAIASALAEQRISANVMSGFFHDHVFVQWSRRHDAIAVLEALIARYRSVPGR
- a CDS encoding alpha/beta hydrolase, translating into MSDKVSNVILVHGAWADGSSWGSVVWSLKSTGLNVVAAPLPLTTFADDVAAVERVLARVDGPTVLVGHAYAGAVIGEAKSKKVKALVYVAALAPDEGETVADVFGRGTPHPQAPQLAPDANGLMWLPHEAFENAFAQNATPETRELVAAAQRPIAIPCITTPVGRPNWKDVPTWYLLAEQDRMIVKETQAFMSARMNATVVSAAVDHLPTLTAPKVVVDTILKAVNAGG
- the flgK gene encoding flagellar hook-associated protein FlgK, translated to MSSNLFGIGLSGLNAAQLSMSTISNNISNASTPGYDRELALLAESHGMATSSGFMGSGVTMVTIQRQFNQTLQTELNNAQSQSSSLSSYSQLISSLSNQIGDPTSGIGADITAFFNSMQQLSGSPDDGPTRQSAINSAQVLADAIRSMGQQIDQMRQGVNTTLSSTVTQVNNLTKQIAQLNAQIAAAGSSGQPPNQLLDARDQAVSQLSQLVGVNVQQASDGTDSITLANGMSLVQGNQSYQLGTTPSPNDPSELAITYQQPDSTKPGSFVTTVLPDSAISGGSLGGTLQFRSQTLDPAARQLGALATSFAAQVNAQNELGVDQNGKAGGPLFKVGDPNVIANAKNTGNATVSATLTDPSSPPADDLKLTFDGTNYTLTDTATGKVLGTSTTPPDANNPIGGVAITINGTMSAGDSFTIQPTEGALDSFGLATTDGADIAATSPAIASAGSSNTGTGKISVNAASSGFSLTSSMTLKYDASTGTLSGFPPGTQVTFGDPPQTITINASTDTVPYDPKNGDTYTINSTATPPVSPNGISFSLSGTPADGDTFTIGPNTDGTDDGSNATAMSNIGNSTAFNGTTLTNGYAEFVNNIGNTASNLQSMSQAQSSTLSQIQAQQQSVSGVNLDEEATNLLQYQQLYQANSKVIQTAQSLFDTILQAIS